From a region of the Corallococcus coralloides DSM 2259 genome:
- a CDS encoding TVP38/TMEM64 family protein: protein MVVSIGGLVMLRLLGPDFIDQRTIRELLLPLGDYAPLAYVAFLAVRPLTLLPGQVLTAVGGMMFGTLAATLYSLTGSFLSATLLYFVARKLGTRPMQRLCGSKYPAIAKAARRHDFQFTFLACLNPLCPTDIMLIAGAASGARFWPSVLGVVLGTIPGTFLTAQFGSGLAQGRTVMTAVSAVGMVVSLVLGVIFGRRFYKEVNEASVEVPTPEAEAPRGLPAAKEALTPQ, encoded by the coding sequence ATGGTCGTCTCCATAGGCGGTCTGGTGATGCTCCGGCTGTTGGGGCCGGACTTCATCGATCAGCGCACCATCCGGGAGCTGCTGCTCCCCCTGGGCGACTACGCGCCCCTGGCGTACGTGGCCTTCCTGGCCGTGCGTCCCCTGACGCTCCTGCCCGGGCAGGTCCTCACCGCGGTGGGTGGGATGATGTTCGGAACCCTCGCCGCCACCCTCTATTCACTAACGGGCAGCTTCCTGTCCGCCACCCTGCTCTACTTCGTTGCTCGCAAGCTGGGCACGCGGCCCATGCAGCGGCTGTGCGGCAGCAAGTACCCCGCCATCGCCAAGGCGGCGCGGCGGCACGACTTCCAGTTCACGTTCCTGGCGTGCCTCAATCCGTTGTGCCCCACGGACATCATGCTGATCGCCGGAGCGGCGAGCGGCGCGCGCTTCTGGCCCTCCGTGCTGGGCGTGGTGCTGGGGACCATCCCGGGAACCTTCCTCACCGCGCAGTTCGGCAGTGGCCTTGCGCAGGGCCGCACGGTGATGACCGCCGTGTCCGCCGTGGGCATGGTGGTGTCGCTGGTGCTGGGCGTCATCTTCGGCCGCCGGTTCTACAAGGAGGTCAACGAGGCGTCGGTGGAGGTGCCCACGCCCGAAGCGGAAGCCCCCCGCGGCCTGCCCGCCGCGAAGGAAGCGCTCACCCCGCAGTGA
- a CDS encoding NADPH-dependent F420 reductase, which yields MKIAILGTGMVGETLGSKLVALGHEVRMGSRTPDNAKAAAWVKKAGGKASQGTFRDAAAFAELLFNCTLGNASLDVLKSAGEEALRGKVLVDVSNPLDFTKGMPPVLSTPPDDSLGEQLQRAFPSLKVVKTLNTMNCEVMVEPSRVPGDHDVFVSGNDVDAKARVKQLLTEGFGWKHVIDLGDITTARGTEAFLPLWLRLWGTLRTGDFNIHVVKR from the coding sequence ATGAAGATCGCGATCCTGGGTACGGGCATGGTGGGCGAGACGCTGGGCAGCAAGCTGGTGGCGCTGGGCCACGAGGTGCGCATGGGCTCGCGCACGCCGGACAACGCGAAGGCCGCCGCGTGGGTGAAGAAGGCCGGGGGCAAGGCATCGCAGGGCACGTTCCGGGATGCCGCCGCGTTCGCGGAGCTGCTCTTCAACTGCACGCTGGGCAACGCCTCGCTGGACGTCCTGAAGTCCGCGGGTGAGGAGGCCCTGCGCGGCAAGGTGCTGGTGGACGTGTCAAATCCGCTCGACTTCACCAAGGGTATGCCGCCGGTGCTCTCCACGCCTCCGGACGATTCACTGGGCGAGCAGCTCCAGCGCGCCTTCCCTTCACTGAAAGTGGTGAAGACGCTCAACACGATGAACTGCGAGGTGATGGTGGAGCCCTCGCGCGTGCCGGGAGATCACGACGTCTTCGTGTCCGGCAACGACGTGGACGCCAAGGCCCGCGTGAAGCAGCTCCTCACGGAGGGCTTCGGCTGGAAGCACGTCATCGACCTGGGAGACATCACCACCGCCCGGGGCACCGAGGCCTTCCTCCCGCTGTGGCTGCGCCTGTGGGGCACCCTGCGCACCGGCGACTTCAACATCCACGTCGTGAAGCGCTGA
- the thiD gene encoding bifunctional hydroxymethylpyrimidine kinase/phosphomethylpyrimidine kinase → MKPFPVATALTIAGSDSGGGAGIQADLRTFSFHRVHGTSAVTAITAQNTRGVTRVDLLPPESVTAQVDAVASDMRVDAVKVGMLAQRPLIEAVADQLARVSLGPIVVDPVMVSRAGSQLIDNEAVEALRSRMLPLAAILTPNRHEAKLLAGMDIQTLEDMREAARRIHALGSRVVLVKGGGMPGALRGTDVWFDGTRMETLSVAPVDTPNTHGTGCTLSAAIAARLALGAPPLEAVRLAKEYVTSALRYPLAVGHGNGPIGHFFPLIHD, encoded by the coding sequence ATGAAGCCCTTCCCTGTCGCAACCGCCCTCACCATCGCCGGCTCGGACAGCGGCGGTGGCGCGGGCATCCAGGCCGACCTCCGCACCTTCTCCTTCCACCGCGTGCACGGCACCAGCGCCGTGACGGCCATCACCGCGCAGAACACGCGAGGCGTCACCCGCGTGGACCTGCTCCCGCCCGAGTCCGTCACCGCGCAGGTGGACGCCGTCGCGTCGGACATGCGCGTGGACGCGGTCAAGGTGGGCATGCTGGCCCAGCGCCCCCTCATCGAGGCCGTGGCGGATCAGCTGGCCCGCGTGTCGCTGGGCCCCATCGTGGTGGATCCCGTGATGGTGTCCCGCGCGGGCTCGCAGCTCATCGACAACGAGGCGGTGGAGGCGCTGCGCTCGCGCATGCTGCCCCTGGCCGCCATCCTCACGCCCAACCGCCATGAGGCGAAGCTGCTCGCGGGCATGGACATCCAGACGCTGGAGGACATGCGCGAGGCGGCCCGGCGCATCCACGCCCTGGGCTCCCGCGTGGTGCTGGTGAAGGGCGGCGGCATGCCGGGCGCGCTGCGCGGCACGGACGTGTGGTTCGACGGGACGCGGATGGAGACGCTGTCCGTGGCGCCCGTGGACACGCCGAACACGCACGGCACCGGCTGCACGCTGTCCGCCGCGATCGCCGCGAGGCTCGCGCTGGGAGCCCCACCGCTGGAGGCCGTGCGGCTGGCGAAGGAGTACGTCACGTCCGCCCTGCGCTACCCGCTCGCCGTGGGCCACGGGAACGGCCCGATCGGCCACTTCTTCCCGCTGATTCACGACTGA
- a CDS encoding cation:proton antiporter, whose translation MKGSIFRLLLLMGLLAAITQAQVVRADAGTPVLLAAGALLLCGLFAGKVAKGMGLPRLTGYLLVGVAVGPYALGFIPNAGVKGLELVKGLAVSLIALVAGTELHLGLIRRVGARVALLCAAVCGVTFAVCFGATFALKPVLPFLTPMTVPQALAVSALMSTVVVSFSPTVTIAIVQETSARGPFTEFLMALVIIGDLFVMVAFGLAAGITRATFGDGLDVAALVGGVGWELFGSVAVGCLLAVAMLLYMRGVNRELPLFLVGLSFAAAEGGARLHLSPLLVSLAAGALIANLDEREGRRIHHAINQAGLPVFALFFAAAGAGLKLDALVTVGPAALMLVALRGLAIWGACRKFAPADDPRLKRFLWMGLISQAGVTFGLAALVSRTFPTFGPQVEVLIIAMITAHELVGPVLTRRALLGSGEIRAEEAGGGA comes from the coding sequence GTGAAGGGGTCCATCTTCCGGTTGCTGCTGCTCATGGGCCTGCTGGCGGCCATCACCCAGGCGCAGGTGGTGCGCGCGGACGCGGGCACGCCGGTGCTGCTGGCGGCGGGCGCGCTGCTGTTGTGCGGCCTGTTCGCGGGCAAGGTGGCCAAGGGCATGGGCCTGCCGCGCCTCACCGGCTACCTGCTGGTGGGCGTGGCGGTGGGGCCGTACGCGCTGGGCTTCATCCCCAACGCGGGCGTGAAGGGGCTGGAGCTGGTGAAGGGGCTGGCGGTGAGCCTCATCGCGCTCGTCGCGGGCACGGAGCTGCACCTGGGGCTCATCCGCCGGGTGGGCGCGCGCGTGGCGCTGCTCTGCGCGGCGGTGTGCGGGGTGACGTTCGCGGTGTGCTTCGGGGCGACGTTCGCGCTCAAGCCCGTGCTGCCGTTCCTGACTCCCATGACGGTGCCGCAGGCGCTGGCGGTGAGCGCGCTCATGTCCACGGTGGTGGTGTCGTTCTCCCCCACGGTGACCATCGCCATCGTGCAGGAGACGTCCGCGCGCGGCCCCTTCACGGAGTTCCTGATGGCGCTGGTCATCATCGGGGACCTGTTCGTGATGGTGGCCTTCGGCCTGGCGGCGGGCATCACCCGCGCGACGTTCGGCGACGGGTTGGACGTGGCGGCGCTGGTGGGCGGGGTGGGGTGGGAGCTGTTCGGCTCCGTGGCGGTGGGGTGCCTGCTGGCGGTGGCGATGCTCCTGTACATGCGGGGCGTCAACCGCGAGCTGCCGCTGTTCCTCGTGGGCCTGTCGTTCGCGGCGGCGGAGGGCGGGGCGCGGCTGCACCTGTCGCCGCTGCTGGTGTCGCTGGCGGCCGGGGCGCTCATCGCGAACCTGGACGAGCGCGAGGGCCGGCGCATCCACCACGCCATCAACCAGGCGGGCCTGCCGGTGTTCGCGCTCTTCTTCGCCGCGGCGGGGGCGGGGCTGAAGCTGGACGCGCTGGTGACCGTGGGGCCGGCCGCGCTGATGCTCGTGGCGCTGCGCGGCCTGGCCATCTGGGGCGCGTGCCGCAAGTTCGCGCCCGCGGACGACCCGCGCCTCAAGCGCTTCCTGTGGATGGGGCTCATCTCCCAGGCGGGCGTGACGTTCGGCCTGGCGGCGCTGGTGTCGCGCACCTTCCCGACCTTCGGGCCGCAGGTGGAGGTGCTCATCATCGCGATGATCACCGCGCACGAACTCGTGGGGCCCGTCCTCACCCGGCGCGCGCTGCTGGGCAGTGGCGAAATCCGTGCGGAGGAGGCGGGCGGCGGCGCATAG
- a CDS encoding general stress protein: MSDKDNKGSMTVAEAGRKGGETVRNERGREFYETIGRKGGATVKAERGRSFYEEIGRKGGETVKAERGAKFYEEIGKKGGDRVKATRGPNFYEEIGRKGGQKVKKLIEEGKRAARAAMEGQAAGNAPASEGTSAPAATPEGPAQPGGNE, translated from the coding sequence ATGTCGGACAAGGACAACAAGGGCAGCATGACGGTGGCTGAGGCCGGGCGTAAGGGCGGCGAGACGGTCCGCAACGAGCGCGGTCGCGAGTTCTACGAGACCATCGGCCGCAAGGGCGGAGCGACGGTGAAGGCCGAGCGCGGACGCTCCTTCTACGAGGAGATCGGCCGCAAGGGCGGCGAGACCGTGAAGGCCGAGCGCGGCGCGAAGTTCTACGAGGAGATCGGCAAGAAGGGCGGCGATCGCGTCAAGGCCACCCGCGGTCCGAACTTCTATGAGGAGATCGGCCGCAAGGGCGGGCAGAAGGTCAAGAAACTGATTGAAGAGGGCAAGCGCGCCGCCCGCGCCGCCATGGAGGGCCAGGCCGCCGGGAATGCCCCCGCGTCCGAGGGCACCTCCGCTCCGGCGGCGACGCCGGAAGGGCCCGCGCAGCCGGGCGGCAACGAGTAA
- a CDS encoding LysR family transcriptional regulator: protein MDLFTGVLPFLHVAEERSFRKAAERLGVTVAAVSKAVRKLEEELGARLLERTSRQVALTSEGAAFLERAREAVAQIRAARETVAQAHRAPKGPLTVSLPFILGPVLLPRLARLQARHPQLTLHVRMSDRLSKLVEEQVDVAIRVGGMEDSSLVTRRLFSTRWMTLASPAYLARHGTPEHPSVLERHACLKFVDPRGITREWHFRESPGGDKAGGVRTRAAIDVDHGPALLDLAAAGAGLCQVLDFMSDARLREGALVEVLAEYAAEGPPIHALCLPGRQSVPRVRALLQHLVEELRTVTAG, encoded by the coding sequence ATGGACCTGTTCACGGGCGTGTTGCCCTTCCTCCACGTGGCGGAGGAGCGGAGCTTCCGGAAGGCGGCGGAGCGGCTGGGCGTCACCGTGGCGGCGGTGAGCAAGGCGGTGCGGAAGCTGGAGGAGGAGCTGGGCGCCAGGCTCCTGGAGCGCACCAGCCGGCAGGTGGCCCTCACGTCCGAGGGCGCCGCCTTCCTGGAGCGGGCGCGCGAGGCCGTGGCGCAGATCCGCGCCGCGCGCGAGACGGTGGCCCAGGCGCACCGCGCACCCAAGGGGCCGCTCACGGTGTCACTGCCCTTCATCCTGGGCCCCGTGCTGCTGCCCCGGCTGGCGCGGCTCCAGGCCCGCCACCCGCAGCTCACGCTGCACGTGCGCATGAGCGACCGGCTGAGCAAGCTGGTGGAGGAGCAGGTCGACGTGGCCATCCGCGTGGGCGGGATGGAGGACTCCAGCCTGGTGACGCGGCGGCTGTTCTCCACGCGCTGGATGACGCTCGCGTCGCCGGCCTACCTGGCGCGGCATGGAACACCGGAGCACCCGTCAGTGCTGGAGCGCCACGCGTGCCTGAAGTTCGTGGATCCGCGCGGCATCACGCGTGAGTGGCACTTCCGCGAGTCCCCCGGCGGCGACAAGGCCGGAGGGGTGCGCACGCGGGCGGCCATCGACGTGGATCACGGCCCGGCGCTGCTGGACCTGGCCGCCGCGGGTGCCGGGCTCTGCCAGGTGCTGGACTTCATGAGCGACGCTCGGCTGCGCGAGGGCGCGCTGGTGGAGGTCCTGGCGGAGTACGCGGCGGAAGGGCCTCCCATCCACGCGCTGTGCCTGCCGGGACGCCAGTCCGTGCCCCGCGTCCGCGCGCTCCTCCAACACCTGGTGGAGGAACTGCGCACCGTCACTGCGGGGTGA
- a CDS encoding N-acetylmuramoyl-L-alanine amidase: MRVRFSHFVLPVLLLTAPSAVGAGKRNEAEEAYQQARRAYYALKDDASRRKLRHHWLNVAHRFEAVATRFPKSERAPDALFTAGDLLQELSRISFVEGDLQAAIADYSKLVEAHPKHRLADDAALALARIHVNRLDKPEAARKILNESLATNPKGDQAKELKSLLASLPPPSKTPPAKPTVKPLPPVVKSTPDTAVAAAPPSSPLVDAISKLAREPSPVLPRLDPAVPVSGSETASKDSTANIVDAPTVADAKAPEAVASSHGTSQPSKPEARVEVPAVASKAPALVVDTAPVAPKPAAPVAVASKGETKPAAPEAPRPVTAPVDAQVAQARLKAVAKQSRHAELTLAEQLGLKVRRVVIDAGHGGHDSGAIGKAGTKEKDVALAISKKVADGLREKGLEVVLTRDDDTFIRLEDRAKLANEAHGDLFISVHCNSAATHKLRGIETYTLNTSADRYSIRLAARENASSEKGISDLQFILADLATKANTEESSRLANAVQHNLVTGLAGKYDGIKDLGHKEALFYVLLGAKMPAILVETSFLSHAEEEKRLASERYQDDVAKNIVLGVEEFLGDRRRMAKVD; this comes from the coding sequence ATGCGCGTACGCTTCTCCCACTTCGTGCTGCCCGTGCTGCTCCTCACGGCCCCGAGCGCCGTTGGAGCCGGCAAGCGCAACGAAGCGGAGGAGGCGTACCAGCAGGCCCGCCGCGCCTACTACGCGCTGAAGGACGACGCGTCCCGCCGCAAGCTGCGCCACCACTGGCTCAACGTCGCGCACCGCTTCGAGGCCGTGGCCACGCGCTTCCCCAAGAGCGAGCGCGCCCCCGACGCCCTCTTCACCGCGGGCGACCTGCTCCAGGAGCTCAGCCGCATCTCCTTCGTGGAAGGGGACCTGCAGGCGGCCATCGCGGACTACTCGAAGCTGGTGGAGGCGCACCCGAAGCACCGGCTCGCGGATGACGCGGCGCTGGCGCTGGCGCGCATCCACGTCAATCGCCTGGACAAGCCGGAGGCGGCCCGGAAGATCCTCAACGAATCGCTGGCCACCAACCCCAAGGGCGACCAGGCCAAGGAGCTGAAGTCGCTGCTGGCCTCGCTGCCCCCGCCCAGCAAGACGCCGCCCGCGAAGCCCACGGTGAAGCCGCTGCCCCCGGTGGTGAAGTCCACGCCGGACACCGCCGTCGCCGCCGCGCCCCCCAGCTCGCCGCTGGTGGATGCCATCTCCAAGCTCGCTCGTGAGCCGTCGCCGGTGCTGCCGCGCCTGGATCCGGCCGTCCCCGTCTCGGGCTCCGAGACCGCGTCGAAGGACTCCACGGCGAACATCGTGGACGCGCCCACCGTCGCTGACGCGAAGGCTCCGGAGGCGGTGGCGTCCTCGCACGGGACGTCGCAGCCCTCGAAGCCGGAGGCCCGCGTGGAGGTTCCGGCCGTGGCATCCAAGGCTCCGGCTCTGGTGGTGGACACCGCCCCGGTGGCTCCGAAGCCGGCCGCTCCCGTGGCGGTGGCGTCGAAGGGGGAGACGAAGCCGGCTGCGCCGGAGGCTCCCCGCCCGGTGACGGCGCCGGTGGATGCTCAGGTGGCCCAGGCCCGGCTCAAGGCGGTGGCGAAGCAGTCCCGCCACGCGGAGCTGACGCTGGCGGAGCAGCTGGGGCTGAAGGTGCGTCGCGTGGTCATCGACGCGGGCCACGGCGGCCATGACTCCGGCGCCATTGGCAAGGCGGGGACGAAGGAGAAGGACGTGGCGCTGGCCATCTCCAAGAAGGTCGCGGACGGCCTGCGGGAGAAGGGCCTGGAGGTGGTGCTCACCCGCGATGACGACACCTTCATCCGCCTGGAGGACCGCGCGAAGCTGGCCAACGAGGCGCACGGCGACCTGTTCATCTCGGTGCACTGCAACTCGGCGGCGACGCACAAGCTGCGCGGCATCGAGACGTACACGCTCAACACGTCCGCGGACCGCTACTCCATCCGCCTGGCCGCTCGCGAGAACGCGTCCTCCGAGAAGGGCATCAGCGACCTCCAGTTCATCCTGGCGGACCTGGCTACCAAGGCGAACACCGAGGAGTCGAGCCGGCTGGCGAACGCCGTGCAGCACAACCTGGTGACGGGCCTGGCCGGCAAGTACGACGGCATCAAGGACCTGGGCCACAAGGAGGCGCTGTTCTACGTGCTCCTGGGCGCGAAGATGCCCGCCATCCTGGTGGAGACGTCCTTCCTGTCCCACGCGGAGGAAGAGAAGCGCCTGGCGTCCGAGCGCTACCAGGACGACGTGGCGAAGAACATCGTGCTGGGAGTGGAAGAGTTCCTCGGTGATCGCCGCCGCATGGCCAAGGTAGATTGA
- a CDS encoding DEAD/DEAH box helicase, producing MAEQSPPSSPKPAPHAPPFQTEAELRAWLQAEGLEHLWRLSLALLTPRVEAAYLPQVRAVISRRRLVELLAQDSLDRWTAEMLPTPRMRDLLPKLAWRHVEDERQGAIEARASVAERLEPPADIRTHAVHGLLMAWRARVPSSVAPRPERALPLEALVEEPDLPGFRLKETRISELPVSPAGSGFILAEARLTFSPSSVTADCTCGATFCVHQLAAVDTALLWLRQRWTEDFGETLEELVRPAWARTLRALERAVDESPGGGGGVEISWRLDVIEGYGVEVAPYVHRRTKKGQRTPGTKVSRRKLLQEHGSQLGPADSRIAALLPDGTAPASRALLFELIDHPRLSLEGTQDIPVRIEREKVGLVAEDRSGTVIVNAGVDGTVLPTPLLERVRKAKPEDAVFLWDDGTHVLTVLDVSPEVRAMATVLQRHGNAFPPESHGALLEHLSKLSGRLPVSMPRSVMGESIAPQQLPVLRLEGQPGGGVRLELRLRALPDAPAFLPGNGSRDVHVRRDTRSFHAVRDFGRELAVAEALQSQLPLKTAEPQELPFCFLFHSAQGGLAVLAACADMEPRPELEWVGASMRLMSSRGAADLKVILERKREWFGVMGGLSVEGERVELARLLDSARRKERFVQVDARTWVEIEAALREHLERLADHAYLSKHGLEVGPSAAEALTALGTAGAHIDADVSWKSLVERIFAAKELKPRVPATLKTELRDYQLEGFRWLTRLASWNAGGVLADDMGLGKTVQALAVLLERAKHGPALVLAPTSVAFNWRDEAKRFAPSLKVTLFSDSEDRGGTLERLGPRDVLVISYGLLVRDIERLAARRFSTIVFDEAQALKNASTQRFRAARALQGDFKFALSGTPMENHLGELWALFGIVFPGLLGSLEAFRSRFAMPIEKQVDPTAGPALARVLQPFLLRRTKAQVEAQLPPRTDVHVPVILSPPEWTLYEDARLAALSDLEIRKSKMKDQERRIEVLAALTRLRLLASHPRLYDKASKLESSKLERFMELIQELREEGHRALVFSQFTSHLALVREVLDAQGVAYEYLDGSTPAGERAERVRAFQEGDAPLFLISLKAGGFGLNLTAATSVIHLDPWWNPAVEDQASDRAHRIGQQRPVTVYRLVARGTIEEQMLSLHEQKRALVAGVLEGKDAAARLSTQELLGLLAQRLPGIDGLDSDATKH from the coding sequence ATGGCCGAGCAGTCCCCTCCGTCCAGCCCCAAGCCGGCTCCCCACGCGCCCCCGTTCCAGACGGAGGCGGAGCTGCGCGCGTGGCTGCAGGCAGAGGGACTGGAGCACCTGTGGCGCCTGAGCCTGGCGCTGCTCACGCCCCGCGTGGAGGCCGCGTACCTGCCGCAGGTGCGCGCGGTGATCTCCCGCCGCAGGCTGGTGGAGCTGCTGGCCCAGGACTCGCTCGACCGCTGGACGGCGGAGATGCTGCCCACGCCGCGCATGCGGGACCTGCTGCCGAAGCTCGCCTGGCGCCACGTGGAGGACGAGCGGCAGGGCGCCATCGAGGCCCGGGCCTCCGTCGCGGAACGGCTGGAGCCCCCCGCCGACATCCGCACGCACGCGGTCCACGGGCTGCTGATGGCCTGGCGCGCGCGGGTGCCTTCGAGCGTCGCGCCGCGTCCGGAGCGCGCGCTGCCGCTGGAAGCGCTGGTGGAGGAGCCGGACCTGCCGGGCTTCCGCCTCAAGGAGACGCGCATCTCCGAGCTGCCCGTGTCCCCGGCGGGTTCGGGCTTCATCCTCGCGGAGGCGCGGCTGACGTTCAGTCCATCCAGCGTGACGGCGGACTGTACGTGTGGCGCCACGTTCTGCGTGCACCAGCTGGCCGCGGTGGACACGGCGCTGCTGTGGCTGCGGCAGCGCTGGACGGAGGACTTCGGCGAGACGCTGGAGGAGCTGGTCCGACCGGCGTGGGCGCGGACGCTGCGCGCGTTGGAGCGGGCGGTGGACGAGAGCCCGGGCGGCGGCGGAGGCGTGGAGATCTCCTGGCGGCTGGACGTCATCGAAGGGTACGGCGTGGAGGTCGCGCCCTACGTGCACCGGCGCACGAAGAAGGGCCAGCGCACGCCTGGGACGAAGGTCAGCCGCCGCAAGCTGCTCCAGGAGCACGGCTCGCAGCTGGGCCCCGCGGACTCGCGCATCGCCGCGCTGCTGCCCGACGGCACGGCCCCCGCGTCGCGCGCGCTGCTGTTCGAGCTGATCGATCATCCGCGCCTGTCGCTGGAGGGCACGCAGGACATCCCCGTGCGCATCGAGCGCGAGAAGGTGGGCCTGGTCGCCGAGGACCGGAGCGGCACCGTGATCGTGAACGCGGGCGTGGACGGCACCGTGCTGCCCACGCCGCTGCTGGAGCGCGTGCGCAAGGCGAAGCCGGAGGACGCGGTGTTCCTCTGGGACGACGGGACGCACGTGCTCACGGTGCTGGACGTGAGCCCGGAGGTGCGCGCCATGGCCACGGTGCTCCAGCGGCACGGCAACGCGTTTCCTCCGGAGAGCCACGGGGCGCTGCTGGAGCACCTGTCGAAGCTCTCCGGACGCCTGCCCGTGTCCATGCCCCGCAGCGTGATGGGGGAATCCATCGCGCCGCAGCAGCTCCCGGTGCTCCGGCTGGAAGGACAACCCGGGGGCGGGGTGCGGCTGGAGCTGCGGCTGCGCGCGCTGCCGGACGCCCCCGCGTTCCTGCCCGGCAACGGGTCTCGCGACGTGCACGTGCGGCGCGACACGCGGTCCTTCCACGCGGTGCGCGACTTCGGGCGCGAGCTGGCGGTGGCCGAGGCGCTCCAGTCCCAGCTGCCCTTGAAGACGGCGGAGCCGCAGGAGCTGCCGTTCTGCTTCCTCTTCCACAGCGCGCAGGGCGGGCTGGCGGTGCTGGCCGCGTGCGCGGACATGGAGCCCCGGCCGGAGCTGGAGTGGGTGGGCGCGTCCATGCGGCTCATGTCCAGCCGGGGCGCGGCCGACCTGAAGGTCATCCTGGAGCGCAAGCGCGAGTGGTTCGGCGTGATGGGCGGCCTGTCCGTGGAGGGCGAGCGGGTGGAGCTGGCGCGGCTCTTGGACTCGGCCCGGCGCAAGGAGCGCTTCGTCCAGGTGGACGCGCGCACCTGGGTGGAGATCGAAGCGGCGCTGCGTGAGCACCTGGAGCGGCTGGCGGATCACGCGTACCTGTCGAAGCACGGGCTGGAGGTGGGCCCGTCCGCGGCGGAGGCCCTGACGGCGCTGGGCACCGCGGGCGCGCACATCGACGCGGACGTGTCCTGGAAGTCGCTGGTCGAGCGCATCTTCGCGGCGAAGGAGCTCAAGCCCCGGGTGCCCGCGACGCTCAAGACGGAGCTGCGCGACTACCAGCTGGAAGGCTTCCGCTGGCTCACGCGGCTGGCGTCATGGAACGCGGGTGGGGTGCTCGCGGACGACATGGGCCTGGGCAAGACGGTGCAGGCCCTGGCGGTGCTCCTGGAGCGCGCGAAGCACGGGCCCGCGCTGGTGCTGGCCCCCACGTCGGTGGCCTTCAACTGGCGGGACGAGGCGAAGCGCTTCGCGCCGTCGCTGAAGGTGACCCTCTTCTCGGACTCGGAGGACCGGGGCGGCACGCTGGAGCGGCTGGGGCCGCGGGACGTGCTGGTGATCAGCTACGGCCTGCTCGTGCGCGACATCGAGCGGCTGGCCGCGCGGCGCTTCTCCACCATCGTCTTCGACGAAGCCCAGGCGCTGAAGAACGCAAGCACGCAGCGCTTCCGCGCGGCGCGGGCGCTCCAGGGCGACTTCAAGTTCGCGCTGTCCGGCACGCCCATGGAGAACCACCTGGGCGAGCTGTGGGCGCTCTTCGGCATCGTCTTCCCGGGGCTCCTGGGCAGCCTGGAGGCGTTCCGAAGCCGCTTCGCCATGCCGATTGAAAAGCAGGTGGACCCGACGGCCGGTCCCGCGCTGGCCCGGGTGCTCCAGCCCTTCCTCCTGCGCCGCACCAAGGCCCAGGTGGAGGCGCAGCTGCCGCCGCGCACGGACGTGCACGTCCCCGTCATCCTCTCCCCGCCGGAGTGGACGCTCTACGAGGACGCGCGCCTGGCGGCCCTGTCCGACCTGGAGATCCGCAAGTCGAAGATGAAGGACCAGGAGCGGCGCATCGAGGTGCTGGCGGCGCTGACGCGGCTGCGGCTGCTCGCGTCGCACCCGCGCCTGTACGACAAGGCGTCCAAGCTGGAGTCCTCCAAGCTGGAGCGCTTCATGGAGCTCATCCAGGAGCTGCGAGAGGAGGGCCACCGTGCACTGGTGTTCAGCCAGTTCACGTCCCACCTGGCGCTGGTCCGCGAGGTGCTGGACGCCCAGGGCGTCGCCTACGAGTACCTGGATGGCTCCACCCCCGCCGGCGAACGGGCGGAACGCGTGCGCGCCTTCCAGGAGGGCGACGCCCCCCTGTTCCTGATTTCACTCAAGGCGGGCGGCTTCGGCCTCAACCTGACGGCCGCGACCAGCGTCATCCACCTGGATCCCTGGTGGAACCCCGCCGTGGAGGATCAGGCCTCCGATCGCGCCCACCGCATTGGCCAGCAGCGCCCCGTCACGGTCTACCGGCTGGTGGCGCGTGGGACGATCGAGGAGCAGATGCTCTCGCTCCATGAGCAGAAGCGCGCCCTGGTGGCGGGTGTGCTGGAGGGCAAGGACGCCGCCGCCCGCCTGTCCACCCAGGAGCTGCTCGGATTGCTCGCGCAGCGGCTGCCGGGCATCGACGGGCTCGATTCCGACGCGACGAAGCACTGA
- a CDS encoding L-threonylcarbamoyladenylate synthase codes for MPPAVAPILEVDVDHPSPRHVARAVEVLEKGGLIAYPTDTYYGLGCDLNAKKAIERLYQLKGRDKKKPLSLLCPDLSDVARYAHVSNFAYRAMKGLTPGAFTFILEATRLVPEVMMTKQKQVGLRVPDAALPRELAKALGRPLITTSATHTDGTVLSDARDIKTALGHGLDLILDGGVTLNEPSTVVSLIGDTLEILRQGKGSLES; via the coding sequence ATGCCCCCCGCCGTCGCTCCCATCCTCGAGGTGGACGTGGACCACCCCTCGCCCCGCCATGTCGCACGCGCGGTGGAGGTGCTGGAGAAGGGCGGCCTCATCGCCTACCCCACGGACACGTACTACGGGCTCGGCTGTGATTTGAACGCCAAGAAAGCCATTGAGCGGCTGTACCAGCTCAAAGGCCGCGACAAGAAAAAGCCGCTGTCACTCTTGTGCCCGGACCTGTCGGACGTGGCCCGCTACGCGCACGTGAGCAACTTCGCCTACCGCGCCATGAAGGGGCTCACGCCAGGGGCCTTCACCTTCATCCTGGAGGCCACGCGCCTGGTGCCGGAGGTGATGATGACGAAGCAGAAGCAGGTGGGCCTGCGCGTGCCGGACGCCGCCTTGCCCCGCGAGCTGGCGAAAGCGCTCGGCCGCCCGCTCATCACCACGTCGGCAACCCATACCGACGGTACGGTTCTTTCTGACGCACGGGACATCAAGACGGCGCTGGGGCATGGGCTGGATTTGATCCTGGACGGAGGCGTCACCTTGAACGAGCCGTCCACGGTGGTTTCACTGATAGGCGATACGCTTGAAATCCTGAGGCAAGGCAAGGGTAGTCTGGAGTCCTGA